The following DNA comes from Synechococcus sp. CC9616.
GTGATCTGGTTCAGGACACCTGGGAAGCATCAAGAATTCTTCCCTGGACCCATCTCAGAGGTCCGCTGAGTGAAGAGACACTGCGGAACCATCGTGATCTCGCTCTCGAGCGCCATGGTTCTGAAGAAAACCGCAGAGTCCGGCCAGCAGGATCCAGCCCAGAAGATTGAGACGACTATCGAAAAAAGGCAGATCCGTGGCATGCATGCCAACCAGAACAAGGCACGCCGCCCACCAAGCCCGATCCATCGGACCACTTCTGAGCATGCCCCGTTGCAGAGCCATCACCAGCAGAAGCAGCACCATGCCCACCACCAGAAAAGCAACGGGCCATCCGTGGCTCACGCCAAGCTCGATCGGAAGGTTGTGGGAATGGCCGTGCCACTTCCGCTGAGCGTGGATCGGATACAGAACGCTGAAGGCCGCGGCACCCCATCCAAACCAGGGTCTCTGACTGATCAACTGCAGGCCGAATCGCCACTGTGCCAAGCGGGTGAGGCTGTCCGTGGACTGTCCTTCCAGGAGACGCTGACGCAAGCTGCTTGGCAGCAGAGCCTCGGCCCACTGCTGAATCGCTGAGGGCACGCCAGGCAGGACAGCCAGCAGCAAAGGTGCTGATAGCAGAAGAAACAGAGGGAGCAGCCACCACCACTGGGCAGGGCCCAGCACCCAGGGCACAGCCAGTGGCAAAGACGCCATGGCGTTCCTTGAGCGGGTAAGCACCACAGCCACAACGATT
Coding sequences within:
- a CDS encoding O-antigen ligase, which translates into the protein MFQIKSPGWLAFQLGLFLLPSSALLAGVCLFVTCLAGSCGRSETPLTDPWMSPLLLATVLMLISALLAADAGLAWAGLANWIPFFWGFWAFRPFLLTASRRQRAARLLLAGTVPVLITGFGQMQLGWTGPWQLFGGAIIWFLAPGGQPEGRLSGLFDYANIAGAWLAVVWSFALAAVLARRDPPWCRALAFLLSVAIVVAVVLTRSRNAMASLPLAVPWVLGPAQWWWLLPLFLLLSAPLLLAVLPGVPSAIQQWAEALLPSSLRQRLLEGQSTDSLTRLAQWRFGLQLISQRPWFGWGAAAFSVLYPIHAQRKWHGHSHNLPIELGVSHGWPVAFLVVGMVLLLLVMALQRGMLRSGPMDRAWWAACLVLVGMHATDLPFFDSRLNLLGWILLAGLCGFLQNHGARERDHDGSAVSLHSADL